In the Streptomyces sp. 3214.6 genome, TGCACAACACCGCCGGACGGCTCGCCAAGAAGATCGACACCCGAGGCTGGGGCGGCTACGTCGTCGCCGCCGGAAGCACCACCCCCGACGGCACGTACACCGTCCTGGACGATCGCCCGCCCGCCGTCCTGCCCGACTGGCTGCACGACGCTCTGAAACCTCCTCAGCGCCCCCCACGCGCCCCCACGGTGCCGTTCACCACCCGCGCGAGCGGCTACGCCGCGGCAGCGCTGCGCGGGGAGGTCGACAACGTCGCCCACGCCGCGGACGGCACCCGCAACGCCACACTCCTGCGGGCCGCACGCGCCCTCGGCCGGCTGATCGCGTCCGGCGACCTCAGCCGCGGGGAGGTCGAGGAGGCTCTTAGTAGGGCGGCAGCGGGCAACGCCACACAATCCCAGCGTTACTACGACGACGTCATCACCCGCGGTCTGGACTGGTCGATTGCCCGCAACGCGGCCGGCAGGCGGACGGCATGAGCAATCCCCCGCCTACTAAGAGCCTCACCAGCCACCGCCGGGCGCAGGACGCTCCACCGCCTGAGGACACGGTTGCCGTGGGCGTAACGAAGGTCGCCGCCCGCAAGGGCGTCCCTTCAGCTCTTCGGCCCGACCCGCACCGCGGCGACGGCCGGTACCCCATCGCGTGGCTGCACATCAACGCCCCGCGCGGTGCCGTCCCGACCGCCACGTCGACATGCGCGTGCGGCCGGGACCGCAGCGCCGTCGGCCGTGACCACGTCCTCGCCCTGATCGAATCCCACACCGCTCACCGAGACCTCTGCCCGCTCCGGAGCTCCCAGGAAGGGAGGGCCGCCGCATGACCAGCACGCCCATCACCGGCACCGCACTGCTCGACGAAGTGGAGGCATTCCACCGCCGCTTCAACGTCTTCCCCACCGAGTCGGCCTACGTCGCCGTGACCCTGTGGGACGCCCACGCGCACCTGATCGACTGCTTCGAGACCACACCCCGGATCGCCTTCCTGTCCCCGGAGCCTGGGTCGGGGAAGTCCCGCGCGCTGGAGATCGTGGAACTCCTCACGCCCCGACCGGTCGCCACCGTGTCCGCGTCCGCGAACGCCCTGTACCGGCTGGTCGACTCCGCCGAAGGACTGCCCACCGTCCTGTTCGACGAGGTCGACACCATCTTCGGCCCCAAAGCCGGCGCCGATGAAGCCCTGCGCGGGTTCCTGAACGCCGGCTACCGGCGCATCGGCGGCGCTCTGCGCTGCGTAGGCGACGGCTCGAACCAGAACGCGCAGGTCTTCGGCTCGTACTGCGCCGTGGCAATGGCTGGGCTCGGTTCCCTGCCCGACACCGTGCTGACCCGCTCCGTCATCATCCGCATGCGCAAGCGCGCCCCGAACGAGAAGGTGGAGCCCTACCGACAGCGCATCCACGACAAGCAGGGGCACGCCCTGCGCGAGCGGCTCGCCAAGTGGGCCGACGCCGTCCGCGACCAGGTCGCCGAAGCCTGGCCCGAAATGCCCGAGGGCGTCACCGACCGACCCGCCGACGTGTGGGAACCCCTGCTCGCCGTCGCCGACGCCGCCGGCGGCGACTGGCCCGCCCGCGCCCGCGCCGCCTGCCTGGAACTGATCAGCGCAGCCCACGACAACGACGAAGCCTCGCTCGGGGTCCGGCTGCTCACCGACCTGCGCGACAAGGTGTTCTGCGGAGCCGACCGCATGCCAACCGCCGCGATCATCGAGTGCCTGCTTCGCATGGACGACGCGCCGTGGGGCGACCTGGACGACAAGCCGATCAACTCCCGCGCGCTCGGACGGCTGCTCGGGCAGTACGTCACCCCGAGCAACAAGCCGATCAAGTCGCGCGGCATCCGCACCCCGTCCGGGTTCCCCAAGGGCTACTACGCGGACGACCTCGCGGACGCCTGGACCCGGTACTGTCCCCCGCCCCCCGGAGAATCCGCCACGTCCGCCACGTCCGCCACACCGCAGGTCAACGGGGGTGAATCCGTGGCGGATACCGCCACGGCGATCCGCCACACGTCCGCGGAAACCGCCACACAGCCCACCCTCACCGGCTGACCGGCCCGAAGCCACCAATGCCGCCGCACCCGCCGGGTGTGGCGGCACCTATCCGCCACAAAACCGCTATCCGCCACACGATCAACGCCCTGACCTGCGATGTGGCGGCGTGGCGGACGTGGCGGATTACCCAGAAGGGGGGCCGAAGCGTCCCCCTCCTTCTGCCTCAAGGAGATCTCTGGCATGGCCACCCCTGCCCGTCGCCGCCGCTCTCCCGTAGACGAGTGGCTGCCGCTCACCGACGTTCTCACCGAACTCAACATCACCCGCGCCACCTGGTACCGCTGGCGCGACCGCGGACTCGGTCCCGAGGCGAAGCTCACGCCCACCGGTCGCGTGCGCGTGCGCCGCAGTGTCCTGGACGCCTTCATGAACGAAATGGATGCCGCGTGACCGAGTGGAGCTACACCGTCAAGATCTGGGCCATCCGGAAGCGCGAATACCGGAACCCCTACCAACTCCGCTGGAAGGTGGGCAACCGCCCCCACTCGGAGACGTTCCAAACGCTGGGCCTGGCGGAGAGTCGCCGGGCCCAGTTCATCACTGCCTCCCGCGAGGGTGAACCATTCGACGTCGACAGCGGATTGCCAAAGTCCATGGTCGCGAAGAAGCGGGACATCTCGTGGTACGAGCACGCCCGGAACTACATAGAGATGAAGTGGGACGACTCCCCCGCGTCGACCCGCCGCACGCTGGCCGAAGCCATGGCGACCGTGACGCCCACCTTCGTGCAGGACACCAAGGGCATGCCGGACCCCAGAGTCGTCCGGTCGGCGCTCTATGGCTGGGCCTTCAACAAGAACCGTTGGGATGAGGAGCCCCCCGCCGAGGTGGCCAAGGTGCTGGACTGGTTCAAGCGCAAGTCGCTCCCCACGTCTTCGCTCTCTGACCTGGTTCTCGTACGGACCAGCCTTCGAGCGATCTCCAGGAAGCTGGACGGCAAGACCGCCGCTCCGGGGACGATCAGCCGGAAGCGCGCGATCTTCTACAACTCCCTTGAGTACGCGGTGGAGGCCGAACTCCTCACCGACAACCCGCTCACCCGCATCAAGTGGAAAGCTCCGGAGCAGGTGGTAGAGGAGGTGGATCCGGCCTGCGCGCCCAACCCTGAACAAGCCGCCAAGTTGCTGGTCGCCGTACGGGACCAGAGTCCGCGCGGCCGTCGACTCGTGGCGTTCTTCGGCTGCATGTACTACGCCGCAGCCCGGCCGGCGGAAGTCATCGGGCTACTGCTCAAGGACTGCGATCTACCGCGCCGTGGGTGGGGCACGCTCCGACTCCGAGAGACCCGCCCCCGGTCGGGCGCAGCCTGGACGGACAGCGGAGAGGCACACGACCGGCGGGGGCTGAAGCACCGACCGCGCAAGGCTGTCCGGCCCGTTCCGATCCCGCCGGAATTGGTCGCCCTCCTCCGCTGGCACATCACCGCGTACGGCACCGCTCCGGATGGTCGGGTCTTCCAGACCATGCGCGGTGGGTTGGTCCAGGACACCGGATACGGCGAGGTCTGGGCTGAGGCCCGCACCCGCGCCCTCACCCCGTCAGAGTTCGAGTCGACATTGGCTAAGCGTCCATATGATCTTCGCCACGCTGCGGTATCCACCTGGCTCAGTTCCGGGGTGGAACCTCAGCTCGTAGCGGAGCGCGCCGGCCACAGTGTGGCTGTGCTCTTCCGGGTGTACGCGAAGTTCCTGAAGGACGGTGACGACGCAGCCAACGCCAAGATCTCCGCGCGGTTGGAGCAACGCGGGTGAGGGGCTGAAAATCCCGTCCACGCCCCGTCCACACACCCCGAGATAGGGCGTTCGAACGCGAGACAGTGTGAGACAGTGCGCCGCTCACCATGGGGCCATGACGAAGGGCCCGTGACCTGCTGCGTTAGCAGGTCACGGGCCCTTCGTTCTCAGCGTGGCGGCGCCAGGATTCGAACCTGGGAAGGCTGAGCCGGCAGATTTACAGTCTGCTCCCTTTGGCCGCTCGGGCACACCGCCGGGGTTGCTGCCCATTCGAACCGCTTTTCGGCGGTGCTCCCTGGCAACGACGTAAACGATACCTGATGCACCGGGGTGCTTCGCCACCTGATTCCTCGCTGCCCGGGGCGAGCGGGGTGGCTAGGCTTGTCCGGATGCGGCCCGGGATCACGCCGGGCTCGGCGGTCATCCCCACGTACGCCGATACCCGCCCGACACGCACTCCGATACAACCCCGATACAAGGAGCCACAGGACATGGCCGACTCCAGTTTCGACATCGTCTCGAAGGTCGAGCGGCAGGAGGTCGACAACGCCCTCAACCAGGCCGCCAAGGAGATCTCGCA is a window encoding:
- a CDS encoding bifunctional DNA primase/polymerase, which codes for MTQPTDIRRLLSWALEAARRDWPVIPLRPRDKRPAGHAEKHCPGTGRCTDGHKTPEERATTDHALLTAAWTQHPYNVGIATGPAGLLVVDLDTLKPNEPKGTPDGVANFSALNERAGQTAPATYRVRTARGGEHLYFTQPPAARLHNTAGRLAKKIDTRGWGGYVVAAGSTTPDGTYTVLDDRPPAVLPDWLHDALKPPQRPPRAPTVPFTTRASGYAAAALRGEVDNVAHAADGTRNATLLRAARALGRLIASGDLSRGEVEEALSRAAAGNATQSQRYYDDVITRGLDWSIARNAAGRRTA
- a CDS encoding DUF3631 domain-containing protein → MTSTPITGTALLDEVEAFHRRFNVFPTESAYVAVTLWDAHAHLIDCFETTPRIAFLSPEPGSGKSRALEIVELLTPRPVATVSASANALYRLVDSAEGLPTVLFDEVDTIFGPKAGADEALRGFLNAGYRRIGGALRCVGDGSNQNAQVFGSYCAVAMAGLGSLPDTVLTRSVIIRMRKRAPNEKVEPYRQRIHDKQGHALRERLAKWADAVRDQVAEAWPEMPEGVTDRPADVWEPLLAVADAAGGDWPARARAACLELISAAHDNDEASLGVRLLTDLRDKVFCGADRMPTAAIIECLLRMDDAPWGDLDDKPINSRALGRLLGQYVTPSNKPIKSRGIRTPSGFPKGYYADDLADAWTRYCPPPPGESATSATSATPQVNGGESVADTATAIRHTSAETATQPTLTG
- a CDS encoding helix-turn-helix transcriptional regulator; protein product: MATPARRRRSPVDEWLPLTDVLTELNITRATWYRWRDRGLGPEAKLTPTGRVRVRRSVLDAFMNEMDAA
- a CDS encoding tyrosine-type recombinase/integrase, with the protein product MTEWSYTVKIWAIRKREYRNPYQLRWKVGNRPHSETFQTLGLAESRRAQFITASREGEPFDVDSGLPKSMVAKKRDISWYEHARNYIEMKWDDSPASTRRTLAEAMATVTPTFVQDTKGMPDPRVVRSALYGWAFNKNRWDEEPPAEVAKVLDWFKRKSLPTSSLSDLVLVRTSLRAISRKLDGKTAAPGTISRKRAIFYNSLEYAVEAELLTDNPLTRIKWKAPEQVVEEVDPACAPNPEQAAKLLVAVRDQSPRGRRLVAFFGCMYYAAARPAEVIGLLLKDCDLPRRGWGTLRLRETRPRSGAAWTDSGEAHDRRGLKHRPRKAVRPVPIPPELVALLRWHITAYGTAPDGRVFQTMRGGLVQDTGYGEVWAEARTRALTPSEFESTLAKRPYDLRHAAVSTWLSSGVEPQLVAERAGHSVAVLFRVYAKFLKDGDDAANAKISARLEQRG